A window of the Streptomyces sp. NBC_00454 genome harbors these coding sequences:
- a CDS encoding DUF3817 domain-containing protein, producing the protein MDIKTATALHRLRLISVPEALSFPALLIFGSVLSRISDIDYLMMPLGILHGILFVIYAVFLLDVWITAKWPLKKVALFFLLALLPFGGLYGDRLLKREETAGVLAARAREAARA; encoded by the coding sequence GTGGACATCAAGACCGCCACCGCCCTGCACCGGCTGCGCCTCATCTCCGTACCCGAAGCGCTGTCGTTCCCGGCCCTGCTGATCTTCGGCTCGGTGCTGAGCCGGATCTCGGACATCGACTACCTGATGATGCCGCTCGGCATCCTCCACGGGATCCTGTTCGTCATCTACGCGGTGTTCCTGCTGGACGTCTGGATCACGGCGAAGTGGCCGCTGAAGAAGGTCGCACTGTTCTTCCTGCTGGCGCTGCTGCCCTTCGGCGGGCTCTACGGCGACCGGTTGCTCAAGCGCGAAGAGACGGCCGGCGTGCTCGCGGCCCGCGCCCGTGAGGCGGCCCGCGCATGA
- a CDS encoding 50S ribosomal protein bL37, translating into MAKRGNKKRARKKKKANHGKRPNA; encoded by the coding sequence ATGGCGAAGCGCGGCAACAAGAAGCGAGCCCGCAAGAAGAAGAAGGCGAACCACGGCAAGCGTCCCAACGCCTGA
- the mce gene encoding methylmalonyl-CoA epimerase translates to MLTRIDHIGIACFDLDKTVEFYRATYGFEVFHSEINEEQGVREAMLKINATDDGGASYIQLLEPTREDSAVGKWLAKNGEGVHHIAFGTADVLGDSEAIRGKGVRVLYDQPRTGSMGSQITFLHPKDCHGVLTELVTSSTEH, encoded by the coding sequence ATGCTGACAAGAATCGACCACATCGGGATCGCCTGCTTCGACCTGGACAAGACGGTTGAGTTCTACCGTGCCACCTACGGGTTCGAGGTGTTCCACTCCGAGATCAACGAGGAGCAGGGCGTCCGCGAGGCCATGCTCAAGATCAACGCCACGGACGACGGCGGAGCCTCGTACATCCAGCTCCTGGAACCCACCCGCGAGGACTCCGCGGTCGGCAAGTGGCTCGCCAAGAACGGCGAGGGCGTCCACCACATCGCCTTCGGCACCGCGGACGTCCTGGGCGACTCCGAAGCCATCCGCGGCAAGGGCGTCCGCGTCCTCTACGACCAGCCCCGCACGGGCTCGATGGGCTCCCAGATCACCTTCCTCCACCCCAAGGACTGCCACGGCGTCCTGACCGAACTGGTCACCAGCAGCACAGAGCACTGA
- a CDS encoding DUF4166 domain-containing protein: MTSMFRAHMGAAFDRLHPQIQRRFSVGLDSGEACIGRGTMDRIWHGGAHVKPFLRLGGMRNILVPREGRDVPFVMENFPYLDSFGRETVTFVRTFQLPGGPHRFDATMVHSPERGSILDYLGTHQHLATDLHLSAEPDGSLLIRSGEHRFREGPVDVRVPDFIGGDAEVRESFDEATGRFRIRVRVVNRRFGPLFGYEGSFAAEYVDVRGHELRPDLRPVREEVRA; encoded by the coding sequence ATGACCTCGATGTTCCGCGCCCACATGGGCGCCGCCTTCGACCGCCTGCACCCGCAGATCCAGCGCCGCTTCTCCGTCGGCCTGGACAGCGGGGAGGCCTGCATCGGGCGCGGCACGATGGACCGGATCTGGCACGGCGGAGCGCACGTCAAGCCGTTCCTGCGGCTCGGCGGGATGCGCAACATCCTGGTTCCGCGCGAGGGCAGGGACGTGCCCTTCGTCATGGAGAACTTCCCCTACCTCGACTCCTTCGGCCGCGAGACCGTCACCTTCGTGCGGACCTTCCAGCTGCCCGGCGGGCCCCACCGGTTCGACGCCACGATGGTCCACAGCCCCGAGCGCGGCAGCATCCTCGACTACCTGGGCACCCACCAGCACCTCGCCACCGACCTGCACCTGAGCGCCGAGCCCGACGGCTCCCTGCTCATCCGCTCCGGCGAGCACCGCTTCCGCGAGGGCCCCGTCGACGTCCGCGTCCCCGACTTCATCGGCGGCGACGCCGAGGTCCGCGAGTCCTTCGACGAGGCCACCGGCCGCTTCCGGATCCGGGTGCGGGTGGTCAACCGCCGCTTCGGCCCGCTCTTCGGGTACGAGGGCTCCTTCGCCGCCGAGTACGTGGACGTCCGCGGCCACGAGCTGCGGCCGGACCTGCGCCCCGTCCGCGAGGAGGTCCGCGCGTGA
- a CDS encoding MTH1187 family thiamine-binding protein → MMIAFSVTPLGVGEEVGEYVADAVRVVRESGLPNRTDAMFTTIEGEWDEVMDVVKRAVEAVEARAPRVSFILKADIRPGVTDGMTSKMETIERHLAQG, encoded by the coding sequence ATGATGATCGCCTTCTCGGTGACCCCGCTGGGCGTCGGCGAAGAGGTCGGCGAGTACGTGGCCGACGCCGTCCGCGTCGTACGGGAGTCCGGGCTGCCGAACCGCACGGACGCCATGTTCACCACCATCGAGGGCGAGTGGGACGAGGTGATGGACGTGGTGAAGCGTGCGGTGGAGGCCGTGGAGGCGCGCGCGCCCCGGGTCTCCTTCATCCTCAAGGCCGACATCCGCCCCGGTGTGACCGACGGGATGACCTCCAAGATGGAGACCATCGAGCGGCACCTCGCCCAGGGCTGA
- a CDS encoding AIM24 family protein, producing the protein MAQFRLQGSKVLAVDLTGDAVKAKNGAMVAYDGQMAFKKMTGGGEGLRGMVTRRLTGEQMTVMEVQGHGTCFFADRASEINLVNLRGEKLYVESSNLLCTDAGLRTGTTFTGLRGATTGNGLFTTTVEGNGQAAITSDGPAVVLRVSAQYPLSVDPGAYVAHTGNLQQSFQSGINFRTLIGEGSGEAFQIRFEGEGLVYVQPSERNTIGGDI; encoded by the coding sequence GTGGCTCAGTTCAGACTCCAAGGCAGCAAGGTGCTCGCCGTCGACCTGACCGGGGACGCCGTCAAAGCAAAGAACGGCGCCATGGTCGCGTACGACGGCCAGATGGCCTTCAAGAAGATGACAGGCGGCGGCGAAGGCCTCCGCGGCATGGTGACCCGGCGGCTCACCGGCGAACAGATGACCGTGATGGAGGTACAGGGTCACGGCACCTGCTTCTTCGCCGACCGGGCGAGTGAGATCAATCTGGTCAATCTGCGCGGAGAGAAGCTCTACGTCGAGTCCAGCAACCTGCTGTGCACCGACGCCGGCCTGCGCACCGGCACCACCTTCACCGGCCTGCGCGGTGCTACGACGGGCAACGGCCTGTTCACCACGACCGTCGAGGGCAACGGGCAGGCGGCGATCACCTCCGACGGCCCCGCGGTGGTGCTGCGCGTCAGCGCGCAGTACCCGCTCTCCGTCGACCCGGGGGCGTACGTGGCGCACACCGGGAACCTCCAGCAGTCCTTCCAGTCGGGGATCAACTTCCGCACCCTGATCGGCGAGGGCTCGGGCGAGGCCTTCCAGATCCGTTTCGAGGGCGAGGGCCTGGTCTACGTGCAGCCCAGCGAGCGCAACACCATCGGGGGCGACATCTGA
- a CDS encoding acetyl-CoA C-acetyltransferase — MSGTNNTTSVIVAGARTPMGRLLGSLKSFSGADLGGFAIKSALERAGISGDQVQYVIMGQVLQAGAGQIPARQAAVKAGIPMNVPALTINKVCLSGLDAIALADQLIRAGEFDIVVAGGQESMTNAPHLLPKSREGFKYGAIEMLDAMAYDGLTDAFEGIPMGLSTETHNTRLGIERAPQDEFAAASHQRAAAAQKNGVFEAEITPVEIPQRKGDPVVFSVDEGIRPETTVESLGKLRPAFTKDGTITAGTSSQISDGAAAVVVMSKAKAEELGLEWLAEIGAHGNVAGPDNSLQSQPSNAILHALKKEGLGVEDLDLIEINEAFAAVAVQSMKDLGVTPEKVNVNGGAIALGHPIGMSGARVVLHLALELKRRGGGVGAAALCGGGGQGDALIVRVAP, encoded by the coding sequence ATGTCCGGAACGAACAACACCACGTCAGTGATCGTCGCCGGGGCCCGCACGCCCATGGGACGGCTGCTCGGTTCGCTGAAGTCCTTCTCGGGTGCCGACCTCGGCGGCTTCGCCATCAAGTCCGCGCTGGAGCGGGCCGGGATCTCCGGCGACCAGGTCCAGTACGTGATCATGGGCCAGGTGCTCCAGGCCGGAGCGGGCCAGATCCCCGCCCGGCAGGCGGCCGTCAAGGCCGGAATCCCGATGAACGTGCCCGCGCTCACCATCAACAAGGTGTGCCTCTCGGGCCTCGACGCCATCGCCCTGGCCGACCAGCTCATCCGCGCCGGTGAGTTCGACATCGTGGTCGCGGGCGGCCAGGAGTCCATGACCAACGCCCCGCACCTGCTGCCGAAGTCCCGCGAGGGCTTCAAGTACGGCGCCATCGAGATGCTCGACGCGATGGCCTACGACGGCCTCACCGACGCCTTCGAGGGCATTCCGATGGGCCTGTCCACCGAAACGCACAACACCCGCCTGGGCATCGAGCGCGCCCCGCAGGACGAGTTCGCGGCCGCCTCCCACCAGCGGGCCGCCGCCGCGCAGAAGAACGGCGTCTTCGAGGCCGAGATCACCCCGGTCGAGATCCCGCAGCGCAAGGGCGACCCGGTCGTCTTCTCGGTGGACGAGGGCATCCGCCCCGAGACCACCGTGGAGTCCCTCGGCAAGCTGCGCCCGGCCTTCACCAAGGACGGCACCATCACCGCCGGCACCTCCTCGCAGATCAGCGACGGCGCCGCCGCCGTGGTCGTGATGAGCAAGGCCAAGGCCGAGGAGCTGGGCCTGGAGTGGCTCGCCGAGATCGGCGCCCACGGCAACGTGGCCGGTCCGGACAACTCGCTCCAGTCGCAGCCGTCCAACGCGATCCTGCACGCCCTGAAGAAGGAGGGCCTGGGCGTCGAGGACCTGGACCTCATCGAGATCAACGAGGCCTTCGCGGCGGTCGCCGTGCAGTCAATGAAGGACCTCGGCGTGACCCCGGAAAAGGTGAACGTCAACGGCGGCGCCATCGCCCTGGGACACCCGATCGGCATGTCCGGCGCCCGCGTGGTGCTGCACCTGGCGCTGGAGCTCAAGCGCCGCGGCGGCGGGGTCGGCGCGGCCGCGCTGTGCGGTGGCGGCGGGCAGGGCGACGCCCTGATCGTCCGCGTCGCCCCGTAG
- the meaB gene encoding methylmalonyl Co-A mutase-associated GTPase MeaB has product MTAADVPQLVAQAREGRPRAVARLISLVEGASPQLREVMAALAPLTGNAYVVGLTGSPGVGKSTTTSALVSAYRQAGKRVGVLAVDPSSPFSGGALLGDRVRMSDHASDPGVYIRSMATRGHLGGLAWAAPQAIRVLDAAGCEVILVETVGVGQSEVEIAAQADTSVVLLAPGMGDGIQAAKAGILEIGDVYVVNKADRDGADATARELNHMLGLGESRAKGDWRPPIVKTVAARGTGIDELVESLEKHRAWMDERGVLAERRTARAAREVETIAITALRARLADLHGNARLDDLAARVAAGALDPYAAADALLASLTEPDAEPTGRS; this is encoded by the coding sequence ATGACGGCGGCGGACGTCCCCCAGCTGGTGGCCCAGGCACGTGAGGGCCGGCCCAGAGCCGTGGCCCGGCTGATCTCGCTGGTCGAAGGGGCGTCCCCGCAGCTGCGGGAGGTGATGGCGGCGCTGGCGCCGCTCACCGGCAACGCGTACGTGGTCGGGCTGACGGGCTCCCCGGGCGTCGGCAAGTCCACGACCACCTCGGCGCTGGTCTCAGCGTACCGCCAGGCCGGCAAGCGGGTCGGCGTCCTCGCCGTCGACCCGTCCTCGCCGTTCTCCGGCGGTGCGCTGCTCGGCGACCGGGTGCGGATGTCGGACCACGCCTCCGACCCGGGGGTCTACATCCGGTCCATGGCCACCCGGGGTCACCTGGGCGGTCTGGCCTGGGCGGCCCCGCAGGCGATCCGGGTGCTGGACGCGGCCGGCTGCGAGGTGATCCTGGTCGAGACGGTCGGGGTCGGGCAGTCGGAGGTGGAGATCGCGGCACAGGCCGACACCTCGGTGGTGCTGCTGGCCCCCGGGATGGGCGACGGGATCCAGGCCGCGAAGGCGGGGATCCTGGAGATCGGCGACGTCTACGTGGTGAACAAGGCCGACCGGGACGGAGCGGACGCCACCGCCCGGGAGCTGAACCACATGCTGGGCCTGGGGGAGTCCCGGGCCAAGGGCGACTGGCGGCCGCCGATCGTCAAGACGGTCGCAGCCCGGGGCACGGGCATCGACGAGCTGGTCGAGTCCCTGGAGAAGCACCGGGCCTGGATGGACGAGCGCGGGGTGCTGGCGGAGCGGCGTACGGCGCGGGCGGCGCGCGAGGTCGAGACCATCGCGATCACCGCGCTACGGGCGCGCCTGGCCGATCTGCACGGCAACGCCCGGCTCGACGACCTGGCGGCGCGGGTGGCCGCGGGCGCCCTGGACCCGTACGCGGCGGCGGACGCGCTGCTGGCTTCCTTGACGGAACCGGATGCGGAGCCGACGGGCCGGTCATAG
- a CDS encoding AIM24 family protein, which produces MTGGPGGPTVYDPHTLPSDDNVNAYTFCVELKGSQWFLQKGKMISYYGRIEFNGIGHGRFDRLLRTSFHSPLHASDWVVAEGQGKMLLADRAFDVNSYDLDNGNLTIRSGNLLAYQPTLALKQSIVPGFLTLIGTGKFVAASNGPVVFMEPPLRVDPQALVGWADCPSPCHHYDHGYMSGVIGGLRSLTGIGGSSGEEHQFEFVGAGTVLMQSSELLMAEQAIGAVGAGAASGNQQGVPGAGQGPLGQLGVPRMPGQLGDLQRRLGL; this is translated from the coding sequence GTGACCGGCGGCCCCGGTGGCCCGACGGTCTACGACCCGCACACCCTGCCGTCCGACGACAACGTCAACGCCTACACCTTCTGCGTGGAGCTCAAGGGGAGCCAGTGGTTCCTGCAGAAGGGCAAGATGATCTCGTACTACGGGCGCATCGAGTTCAACGGCATCGGCCACGGCCGCTTCGACCGGCTGCTGCGCACCAGCTTCCACTCGCCGCTGCACGCCAGTGACTGGGTGGTGGCCGAGGGGCAGGGCAAGATGCTGCTCGCCGACCGGGCCTTCGACGTGAACTCGTACGACCTGGACAACGGAAACCTGACCATCCGGTCGGGCAACCTGCTCGCCTACCAGCCCACTCTCGCGCTGAAGCAGTCGATCGTCCCGGGTTTTCTCACCCTGATCGGAACCGGGAAGTTCGTGGCGGCGTCCAACGGACCGGTGGTGTTCATGGAACCGCCGCTGCGCGTGGACCCGCAGGCGCTGGTGGGGTGGGCGGACTGTCCCTCCCCCTGCCACCACTACGACCACGGGTACATGTCGGGCGTGATCGGCGGCCTGCGCTCGCTGACGGGCATCGGGGGCTCCTCGGGCGAGGAGCACCAGTTCGAGTTCGTCGGTGCCGGGACGGTGCTCATGCAGTCCTCGGAGCTGCTGATGGCCGAGCAGGCGATCGGCGCCGTGGGCGCCGGGGCGGCCTCGGGCAACCAACAGGGGGTACCGGGAGCCGGCCAGGGTCCGCTCGGGCAGCTGGGCGTGCCCCGGATGCCGGGACAGCTGGGCGATCTCCAGCGGCGTCTCGGCCTGTGA
- a CDS encoding TetR/AcrR family transcriptional regulator: MSAASEATRHKLLDGALRTLIEQGIGKTSARTIAATAGVNQGLIFYHFGSVEELLCAACVFGAEQRVARYRERFAELGSLAELLAFARQMHTEERGSGHVAVLGQLLAAGQAQPALAAATAAGLGLWVAELESVLTRLLAASPLAGFADPAGLARAAAASFVGIELYEGVDPAGAGRALDSLEQLAGLAQTLEELGPLSQRAVRHGLRKGARR; the protein is encoded by the coding sequence GTGAGCGCCGCCAGCGAAGCCACCCGGCACAAGCTCCTCGACGGGGCCCTGCGCACCCTGATCGAGCAGGGCATCGGCAAGACCTCGGCGCGCACCATCGCCGCCACCGCCGGGGTCAACCAGGGGCTGATCTTCTACCACTTCGGCTCCGTCGAGGAACTCCTCTGCGCCGCCTGCGTCTTCGGCGCCGAGCAGCGGGTCGCCCGCTACCGCGAGCGGTTCGCGGAGCTCGGCTCCCTCGCCGAGCTGCTCGCCTTCGCCCGGCAGATGCACACCGAGGAGCGGGGCAGCGGCCACGTGGCGGTCCTCGGGCAGCTGCTGGCCGCCGGGCAGGCCCAGCCCGCCCTCGCTGCCGCCACCGCCGCCGGGCTCGGGCTGTGGGTCGCGGAGCTGGAGTCGGTGCTCACCCGGCTGCTGGCGGCCTCCCCGCTCGCCGGGTTCGCCGACCCGGCCGGGCTGGCGCGCGCCGCGGCCGCCTCCTTCGTCGGCATCGAGCTCTACGAGGGGGTCGACCCGGCGGGGGCCGGGCGGGCCCTGGACTCGCTGGAGCAGCTCGCCGGACTGGCGCAGACCCTGGAGGAGCTGGGGCCGCTGAGTCAGCGGGCCGTGCGCCACGGGCTGCGCAAGGGCGCCCGCCGCTGA
- a CDS encoding PepSY domain-containing protein, with protein sequence MKRTHNRTLYVSSAAAVVLLVGGPVAAAAASTADAARTAPAVSSALQRAGVDAGGAASAALQKYPGTVESLDKDGSIWHVNVIGKNGGYAEVIVDGATGSATVGNTEQNNDNGDEYTTLLAAKYNAQQAMKAALVAHPGTVWSVSWDDNDNGNGNSRYWDVEIKNDGRTTNVHVDPTSGKVTTSNSDSNDNYGNNGDNGDNGDENN encoded by the coding sequence ATGAAGCGCACGCACAACCGCACGCTGTACGTCTCGTCGGCCGCGGCCGTGGTCCTGCTGGTCGGGGGCCCGGTGGCGGCCGCCGCCGCATCCACCGCCGACGCGGCAAGAACCGCCCCCGCCGTCTCCTCCGCGCTCCAGCGCGCCGGGGTCGACGCCGGCGGGGCCGCCTCGGCGGCCCTGCAGAAGTACCCCGGAACCGTGGAGTCCCTCGACAAGGACGGCTCCATCTGGCACGTGAACGTCATCGGCAAGAACGGCGGCTACGCCGAGGTGATCGTCGACGGGGCCACCGGCTCGGCCACGGTCGGGAACACCGAGCAGAACAACGACAACGGCGACGAGTACACCACCCTGCTCGCCGCGAAGTACAACGCCCAGCAAGCCATGAAGGCGGCCCTCGTCGCCCATCCGGGGACGGTCTGGTCCGTGAGCTGGGACGACAACGACAACGGGAACGGCAACAGCCGCTACTGGGACGTGGAGATCAAGAACGACGGTCGCACCACGAACGTGCACGTCGACCCCACGTCGGGCAAGGTCACCACGTCCAACTCCGACTCGAACGACAACTACGGCAATAACGGCGACAACGGCGACAACGGCGACGAGAACAACTAG
- a CDS encoding AIM24 family protein, with protein MPFREINSKVVEAQVVPGQKMYSQRGAMLAYRGEVSFTPSLTGGQGGVMGMIGRRVANEQTPLMSVEGSGTVMFGHGGHHVQVINLTGETLYVEADRLLAFDGTLQQGTMFMGSQGGVMGMVRGQVTGQGLFTTTLKGHGSVAVMAHGGVIELPITPQRPIHVDPQAYVAHHGDVRNKLSTALGWRDMVGRGSGEAFQLELSGQGAVYVQASEEKL; from the coding sequence ATGCCGTTCCGCGAGATCAACTCCAAAGTGGTCGAGGCCCAGGTCGTACCGGGGCAGAAGATGTACAGCCAGCGCGGCGCGATGCTCGCCTACCGCGGCGAGGTCTCCTTCACCCCGAGCCTGACCGGCGGCCAGGGCGGCGTGATGGGCATGATCGGGCGGCGCGTGGCGAACGAGCAGACCCCGCTGATGAGCGTCGAGGGCAGCGGCACCGTGATGTTCGGCCACGGCGGCCACCACGTCCAGGTGATCAACCTGACCGGCGAGACCCTCTACGTGGAGGCGGACCGGCTCCTGGCCTTCGACGGCACCCTCCAGCAGGGCACGATGTTCATGGGCTCGCAGGGCGGGGTCATGGGCATGGTGCGCGGCCAGGTGACGGGCCAGGGCCTGTTCACCACCACCCTCAAGGGCCACGGCTCGGTGGCCGTGATGGCCCACGGCGGGGTCATCGAACTCCCGATCACCCCGCAGCGGCCGATCCACGTGGACCCGCAGGCCTACGTCGCCCACCACGGCGACGTCCGCAACAAGCTCTCCACGGCGCTGGGCTGGCGGGACATGGTCGGGCGCGGCTCGGGCGAGGCGTTCCAGCTGGAGCTGTCCGGCCAGGGCGCGGTGTACGTACAGGCCTCGGAGGAAAAACTGTGA
- a CDS encoding MarR family transcriptional regulator: protein METGTATQWLNDAEQCAWRTHLDVNKLLMHQLEKDLQPFGLTNNDYEILVNLSESEDHRMRMSDLATSTLQSKSRLSHQITRMESAGLVRRMNCESDRRGLYAVLTPEGMETMRKVAPHHVASVRRHFIDLLPPDALAALRASLGPVAEHLRADRGKA, encoded by the coding sequence ATCGAGACCGGGACGGCCACGCAGTGGCTGAACGATGCCGAGCAGTGCGCCTGGCGCACCCACCTGGACGTCAACAAGCTGCTGATGCACCAGCTGGAAAAGGATCTCCAGCCCTTCGGACTCACCAACAACGACTACGAGATCCTCGTGAACCTCTCGGAATCCGAAGACCACCGGATGCGGATGAGCGACCTCGCGACGTCGACCCTCCAGTCCAAGAGCAGGCTCTCCCACCAGATCACCCGCATGGAATCGGCGGGCCTGGTCCGCCGCATGAACTGCGAGTCCGACCGCCGCGGGCTCTACGCCGTCCTCACCCCGGAGGGCATGGAGACCATGCGCAAGGTCGCCCCGCACCACGTGGCGTCCGTCCGCCGGCACTTCATCGACCTGCTCCCGCCGGACGCGCTCGCGGCTCTACGCGCGTCCCTGGGGCCGGTCGCCGAGCACCTGCGGGCCGATCGCGGCAAGGCCTGA
- a CDS encoding glycosyltransferase family 2 protein, whose translation MRQEGFDYETHSRLAGPFEEPDPTAAYRVAYRSLLSREELRTRIRAVALMTLAPLAAAGLLLYLVWPTHWTVREGGERWLVHLDSVMLGSIALIMLFMLVNVVSIAHATMVARDPVPVPAEPGTRVAFLTTYVPGKEPLAMAAATLRGAVRIRHGGPLDVWLLDEGDDPGARALCTELGVRHFTRKGVAEWNTAKGAHRARTKHGNYNAWLARHGEDYEYFASVDTDHVPLPNYLERMLGYFRDPDTAFVVGPQVYGNYTASVTKAAESQQYLFHALIQRAGNRYGAPMFVGTNNAVRISALRQVGGLYDSITEDMATGFELHRRRNPATGRFWRSVYTPDVLAVGEGPTSWTDFFTQQLRWSRGTYETLLRQYWRGCFRMPPGRWLNYTLMLVYYPMTAVNWMLGILSCVIFLWFGASGTQVSSEVWLMLYTDAAALQVGLYLWNRRHNVSPHEPAGSGGLAGMAMSAICAPVYLKSLGSAVLRTRGRFVVTPKGGDASPDRLATFRIHLFWAAVLAASLAASVRYGHTHAAMRIWAVLALAVALAPLAVWGTTAVRGRRGDREPGGEPGEEPEPAFATTGGE comes from the coding sequence GTGCGGCAGGAAGGCTTCGACTACGAGACCCACAGCCGTCTCGCCGGCCCGTTCGAGGAGCCGGATCCCACCGCCGCCTACCGCGTCGCCTACCGCTCGCTGCTCTCGCGCGAGGAGCTGCGGACCCGAATACGGGCCGTCGCCCTCATGACGCTCGCCCCCCTCGCCGCCGCCGGCCTGCTCCTCTACCTCGTCTGGCCCACGCACTGGACCGTCCGCGAGGGCGGCGAGCGCTGGCTGGTGCACCTCGACTCCGTGATGCTCGGCTCCATCGCCCTGATCATGCTCTTCATGCTGGTCAACGTGGTCTCGATCGCCCACGCCACGATGGTCGCCCGCGACCCCGTACCGGTCCCCGCCGAACCCGGCACCCGGGTCGCCTTCCTCACCACCTACGTGCCCGGCAAGGAACCCCTGGCGATGGCGGCGGCCACCCTGCGCGGGGCCGTGCGCATCCGCCACGGGGGACCGCTCGACGTCTGGCTCCTCGACGAGGGCGACGATCCCGGGGCCAGGGCCCTGTGCACGGAGCTCGGCGTACGCCACTTCACCCGCAAGGGCGTGGCCGAGTGGAACACCGCGAAGGGGGCCCACCGGGCGAGGACCAAGCACGGCAACTACAACGCCTGGCTGGCCCGGCACGGCGAGGACTACGAGTACTTCGCCTCCGTGGACACCGACCACGTACCGCTCCCGAACTACCTGGAGCGGATGCTCGGCTACTTCCGGGACCCCGACACCGCCTTCGTCGTCGGCCCGCAGGTCTACGGGAACTACACCGCCTCCGTCACCAAGGCCGCCGAATCCCAGCAGTACCTCTTCCACGCCCTGATCCAGCGCGCCGGCAACCGCTACGGCGCCCCCATGTTCGTCGGCACCAACAACGCCGTACGGATCAGCGCCCTGCGACAGGTCGGCGGGCTCTACGACTCCATCACCGAGGACATGGCCACCGGCTTCGAACTGCACCGCCGCCGCAACCCCGCCACCGGGCGGTTCTGGCGTTCCGTGTACACCCCGGACGTCCTGGCCGTGGGGGAGGGCCCGACCTCCTGGACCGACTTCTTCACCCAGCAGCTGCGCTGGTCGCGGGGCACCTACGAGACCCTCCTGCGGCAGTACTGGCGCGGCTGCTTCCGAATGCCCCCGGGCCGCTGGCTCAACTACACGCTGATGCTCGTCTACTACCCGATGACGGCCGTCAACTGGATGCTCGGCATCCTCAGCTGCGTCATCTTCCTGTGGTTCGGCGCCTCCGGCACCCAGGTCTCCTCCGAGGTCTGGCTGATGCTCTACACCGACGCCGCCGCCCTCCAGGTCGGCCTGTACCTGTGGAACCGCCGCCACAACGTCTCGCCCCACGAACCCGCCGGCTCCGGCGGCCTGGCCGGCATGGCGATGTCCGCGATCTGCGCCCCCGTCTACCTCAAGTCCCTCGGCTCGGCCGTCCTGCGCACCAGGGGCCGCTTCGTCGTCACCCCCAAGGGCGGCGACGCCAGCCCCGACCGGCTGGCCACCTTCCGCATCCACCTCTTCTGGGCCGCCGTCCTCGCCGCCTCGCTGGCGGCCTCCGTGCGTTACGGGCACACGCACGCGGCCATGCGGATCTGGGCGGTGCTCGCCCTGGCCGTGGCCCTCGCCCCGCTGGCCGTGTGGGGGACCACGGCCGTTCGGGGCCGCCGGGGAGACCGCGAGCCCGGCGGGGAGCCGGGCGAGGAGCCGGAGCCGGCGTTCGCGACGACCGGAGGCGAGTGA